Proteins found in one Thunnus maccoyii chromosome 5, fThuMac1.1, whole genome shotgun sequence genomic segment:
- the arpin gene encoding arpin, producing MSRIYHNTSLLNKPVHNDRFDRVWSPSAYESGQGVLLEGKLLDLSRHAITDVNNQKVRFYVLYIKPSRIHKRKFDASGKEIEPNFSNTGKVNTGFLMSSYKVEAKGESDSLSEEQLSAMVNKAELVKITDKHRPSGTWAFWYPESEMDKIELETEQDVRLKTRGNSPFIFSLAKVDGGTVTKCNFAGDEKAGASWTDKIMANKAEADSTQKPGVEGEGAEEDEWDD from the exons ATGAGTCGAATCTATCACAACACTTCTTTACTAAACAAACCAGTACACAATGACAGATTTGACCGTGTGTGGTCACCCTCTGCGTATGAAAG TGGCCAAGGAGTTCTTCTAGAAGGGAAGCTTCTGGATCTTTCCAGACATGCAATCACTGATGTCAACAATCAGAAG GTCCGTTTCTATGTGCTGTACATCAAACCCAGCCGCATCCATAAGAGGAAGTTTGATGCCAGCGGGAAGGAGATTGAGCCAAACTTCAGTAACACCGGAAAGGTCAACACTGGCTTCCTCATGTCCTCCTACA AGGTGGAAGCTAAAGGGGAGTCAGACAGTCTGTCTGAGGAGCAGCTGTCAGCAATGGTGAACAAAGCCGAGCTGGTGAAGATAACTGACAAGCACAGACCCAGCGGGACCTGGGCCTTCTGGTACCCAGAGTCAGAAATGGACAAAATAGAACTGGAGACTGAACAGGATGTACGGCTGAAGACCAGAGGAAACAGTCCTTTCATAT TCTCCTTAGCTAAAGTGGACGGTGGCACAGTGACCAAATGTAACTTTGCTGGAGATGAAAAGGCTGGAGCATCGTGGACGGACAAGATTATGGCCAACAAAGCAGAAGCAGACAGCACACAGAAACCTGGGGTGGAAGGAGAGGGGGCAGAGGAGGATGAATGG